The nucleotide window ATAATTAACGGCATGAAATTACTTTTAGCATCACAATCCCCAAGAAGAAAAGAGCTACTTTCCAGTCTTGGTTTTGAATTTGAAGTTGTCAAAATAGATTGTGAAGAAATACTTCCTCAGCACATTAAAATAGAAGAAGCCGCAGCTTATCTTTCTGATTTAAAATCAGATGCCTTTAGAAGTCTGGAAGCGGATGAAGTTCTTCTTACTGCCGATACCGTAGTAGCTATTGATCATCAGATTCTTGGTAAGCCTAAAGATGAAGCGGATGCCTTTCAAATGCTCCAGAGCCTTTCAGGAAGAACGCATCAGGTGTATACAGGAATTACCATCAAAACTGCCAATCAGTCTTTTACAGAAACCGATGTAGCCGATGTGACACTGGATGTGCTTACAGATGAAGAAATTAACTATTATATTCAAAATTACAAGCCTTTCGATAAAGCGGGAAGCTACGGTATTCAGGAATGGCTTGGAATGGCAAAGATCACAAGTCTTACAGGAAGTTTTTATACGATTATGGGGCTTCCTACTCATCTCGTTTACAAAATTTTGAAAGAAACCGCATTGATTTAAAGGTTTTTCAGGATTCCGGATATCTGTTAAAGAAGAATAAAATATTTCCGCAGGAAATATAAATATTATTCATTATAAAATTTTATTATTTTTACAAAATCATCAAACTGCTGATAATAAAAAGCAGATTAGCGAGTTATATTGAATAATGAAAAAGAATATATTATTCCTTTTAGTCATATGCCTTGTTGCTTCCTGTGCTACCAAAACAAAAAAGCCGGAGCAGCGTTCAAGAGTATTGAAAGGATTTTCCACATATTATAATACTCTTTTTAATGCGAAAGATGCATTAAACAGTGAATTTACAACCAGAGACAAAGGACATAAGGATAATTTCTATGCACCTTATATTCCTATTCTGACTTACGAAGAACAGCCTTTGGGAAGTGACCTTGGACAGACTGAAGCTTTTGCAGAAAATTCTATGAAGATGGCTGAAGTAGCCAACAGACCTTCGGGAAGAGGCAATTCGGGAGTTCCTAATATTCCTGGCGGGCCTCCGGGAAGCGGACCATCAAGACCTGACGGTGAGGAGAGCAAAGGCGCTACTACCCTTGAAATTGCAGAAGCAAAAGCTTTAAAAGCTATTAATAAATATTCGGTAACCAGAAATGGTGAAGAGAAAAACAAACAGATTTTTGATGCCTATATGATCCTTGCCCAGGCAAGAATTTACCGTGGTAAATCCCTGGAAGCACTTGATGCGCTTAATTATGTCTTTACGCATATGAAAGATGATAAAAGGATTGCACTGGCAAGAATTTATCAGGGGCTTGCTTATGATAAGATCAAGGATTATCACAGAGCGCATGAAACTTTTGCAAAACTGAAGGGAGACGATATTAATAAAAGCTATGCAAAGCTCCTGAGTATTTACTATTCTGAATCTTTGCTTGATGCAGGAAAAAAAGAAGAGGCTGCCAGGGAACTTGACAATGCTTTTGAACTGAATAACAACAGAAAACTGAAAAGTAGAATCGCGTATCTGAGAGGCCAGGTTTATGAAAATCTAAACCAGAATGATAAGGCAAGAGAAAGCTACGCTGCTGCATACAAATATGCCAATGATTTCGAATTTGAAGTAAAATCACAGATTGCAATTGCCAAAACTTTTAACGGTAAAGGAGACTATGCCGGCGCGAAGAATTATCTGGAAGGAATAAGTAAGAAAGGAACTTATGGTTCCAGAAAGAATGAATTTTACTATGCCTTAGGTCTCATGGCTAATAAGGCTGGGAAAAAAGATGAAGCTCAGCAATTCTTCAGAAAATCACTGTTTGAGAAAGTTTCTGATCCCCAGATCCGTGGACTGACTTATTATGAAATAGGGAAAAACTACCTGGATAAGAATGATTATATCGGGGCAGGAAGTTATTACGATTCCGCATTGGCAGTAATGACTTATGAGCCTTCAAAAATCTTATTGAAAGACCAGTCCGAATACATTAAAAAGATTTCCAAAAACTACTATCTGATCAAAAAGAATGACAGTATTCTTTCTCTGGCAAGAATGGATGATGCTCAGAAGACCGATTATTTCACAAAATATATTGCAAAATTAAAGATCAAAGAAGAAAAGGCGGAACAGGAAAGAAGACGTGCTGAAAGAAGTAAAGGTTTTGATACTGGAGATTACAGCGCCAATTCTGTTTTTGCCAACAGTGGTAATTCTTTTGAAGATTTTGGGGTAACGACAAAAGGCTTCTACTTCAGCAATACAGGAACTGTAAGCAAAGGAACTTCTTCATTTAAGCAGATCTGGGGAGACCGTGCTCTTGCTGACAACTGGCGTTCTTCCAAGAAGATGGCGTCTATTGAAGATATGAAGAATGAAGCTTTGGGAGTTACTTCAGCACCTAATCCAAGACGTTTTGAGCCTGCTTATTATATCGAACAGATTCCTACTGATCAGGGTAAATTATCCCAGTTAAAAAAGGACAGGGATACCGCTTCACTGGGACTTGGTATTATGTATCAGAACTATTTTACTAACACTCCCCTGGCGACTAAAACGCTTTATGACCTTGTAGATGTAAAGCCGGAAGAAAAGGTAATGTTACAGGCATTGTATGAGATTTTTGCCATGAATTATGAAAAAAATCCTCAGGCTTCTGAAAGAGCAAAACAAATTCTGTTAGCGGATTATCCTTATACTTCTTATGCCGAGTTTGCAAGAAATCCTAAAAATAAGTCATTTGTAAAATCAACTGAAGAAGTTGAAAACGAATATAAAAAGGCATATGCCCTGTTTGAGTCGGAAAAGTTTACGGAAAGTAAAGATGTCATTGATCAGACCATCCAGAAGTTCCCGAAGGATGCGCTGGTTCCTAAACTCTACCTTTTGAATGCCTTCAATGCCGGGAAATCCAGTGGTAAGGAAGTAATGATTCTTCAGCTTGAACAGATTGCCCTGAACTATTCCAAAACACCGGAAGGTGTGAGAGCGAAAGAAATGCTGAATTACCTGAAAAGCGACCTGAGTTTCCAGGCAACGGATAATAAAGGAAATGCTATTCCTCAGCAGCCATCAGGAGTTCCTGTACAGCCTAATGCCCAGAATACGGGTATTCCACAAATGAATAGCGGGAAAATCCAGAAGCTGGACAGTGGCCAGAATCCTAATATGAATAATACGGCTCCGCAATCAAGTCCCGGGCAGCAAAATCCAAAGAAAGCAAACGAAACGAAATCAGGGTCGAAAATACCACCAAGACCTCAATAAAATAAAAAAGCGAAGATTTATTCTTCGCTTTTCTTTTTCTTTACTCCATGGAAATCTTTGAGATAAAAAGGCTCAAAGTAAGCCATGTCTTCAAATTCTTTTTGTTCTATCTTTTCCAGTGTCTTTCTGATCAGATATTGTGCAGAAGGATAAACATCTTCTTTAAAAACAGCATCAGGAAGATTCAGAATCTCTTTTGCTTTTTTAGCACCATCCCCTACAAACAGAACTTTTTTATCTTTGAATTCTTCAAATGAAGCTTCATCTAAAATCTTAGCTTCTGTCTCCGATAACTCCTTCCCTGTTTTACCGTCATAAACGGCCGTATAAACCTCCATTCTCCTTGCATCGACTAAAGGCACTATGAGATCGTAGTTATCGCCTAAAAACGGCTCTATCATGCTTTCAAGAGAATTAACAGCTACAAGAGGGACTTTAAGTCCGTAACAAAATCCTTTTGCCGAAGCAGCACCTATTCTTAAACCAGTGTAGGATCCCGGACCTTTTCCTAAAGAAACCGCCTCAATCTCTTTAAGAGAAATACCTGCTCCTTCCAATGCCCATTCAACATAGGTGTGTAAACTTTCGGACTGTTTATAATTTTCGGAAACTTCTTCACAAAGGCATAACAGCTTCTCATTATCTGAAACTGCTACTGAACAGTTTTTGGATGATGTTTCCAGATATAGAATTTTCATTTTTTTCTTTTAAACTAAATTGCAAAATTACAAAAGGCAAACCGCTTTTAATCTTCTGCAAATTTACTCCATTATTTTGGACTATTTTCTATAAATCGTTCTGGGTTCAGCCTGTGCACTTGGATAGATCGTCATGTCTGAAATGGTAACATGCTTCGGAGCATTCACACAGTAGGCAATTGAGTCTGCAATATCTTCCGCTTTCAGAGCCTCATAGCCGGCATACACTGTTGAAGCTCTCTCACTGTCTCCCTTGAATCTTACCAAAGAAAAATCCGTTTCTACAGCGCCCGGCTGAATGTTGGTTACTTTAATACCAAATTCAGTAAGCTCCAGTCTCATTCCCTCGGAAATAACATCTACTGCTTTCTTCGTCGCACAGTACACTACTCCATTCGCATAGGTTTGTCTTGCTGCTACGGAACTGATGTTTACAATATGACCTAAATTTTTAGTTTTCATTGTTGGAATGATCATTTTGGAAACATAGAGTAATCCCTTTACATTTCCGTCTATCATAGAATCCCAGTCATCCGTTTTACCGGCCGATAGCGGATCTAATCCGTGGGCATTCCCTGCATTATTGATCAGAACATCAATATCTTTCCAGTTCTCCGGAAGAGAATTGATGGCTGATTCCACTTCATTAAGATTTCTTACATCAAATTTTAAACTAAATATTTCGGTAAATTGAGAAAGTTCAGTTTTTACAGATTCCAGCACTTCACTTCTCCTTCCGCAAATAATGATTCTGTTTCCTTGTTTTGCAAGAAGTTCGGCAGTGGCTTTTCCTATACCGGAAGTAGCTCCGGTGATCAATATTGTCTTCATATTTTTATCTCTTAAATGATATGCTTTGCTCCCTGTATTCCACCGTTTCCAAACGACCAGTCTTCCTGTCCGTTATTCTCAGTTAACACAATAATGATATTATTTTTTGTAATCGTTGTTGATGCTGCTATTTTTTCTGCAATAGAAGCATATAATCTTTTTTTCTTTTCGAAATCTCTCCCTTTTCCTGCAGTTATCTGTATAAAGATAATTTCTTTTGTATGTGGGATGTCAAGATAGCTTTGAGGAAATTTAACCTGGTGTGATTCCAATTCTTCTATAACATGAAAATAATCATCAGCCGGGATATTAAATTCTTCCATAAGAGCCTGATGTACAGAAATAGAAATCTGATCTTTCTCTTCGTGTTGCAGCGTTTTAGGCAGGCTAATTCTTACAAAGGGCATGTAGTAAATTTTAATTATTTTATACTCAAAGATAATACATATCTAATTGGCATCAAACGCCTCAAAAGCGTCTTCAATATGCTCAATTATTAAATTTTTGTTTTCGTCAGGAAGAACGGAAATAATATCAAACCTTACTTCATTATCTTTATTAAATTCCTCCATATAATGATTGGCTGCAGAAACAATAGACTTTATCTTTGTTTTGGTGACAGCTTCCTGAGGGAGCATAAAGGCATCTGTGGATCTTGCTTTCACCTCCACAACGATAATCTGATTATCTTTTTCAGCAATAACATCAATCTCAGCTTTCTGAAAACGAAAGTTCCTGACCAGGATTTTATAGCCACATTTCTTAAGATATTCAACAGCTAGATCCTCTGCCATTTTTCCAAAATCGTTATGGTTTGCCATATTCATTATTTAAGAGCCTGGAGATAGGAGAGTGGTACTACTTAAAAATCTATTCTTACTTTATCATCAACCTTCATCTTAACCTCACTTCCGATAATTAATGGCCTGTTGTCCTTAATATGCCCGTTCGGGAAGGCAAATACCACAGGGAATTTATATTTTGAAATTCTGTCAGAAATCAGTTTGTAAGCCAGCTCATCAAAGCTTTCTTCATAGCTTGCGTTTTCTTTTTCATCTCCCATATTGGTCATACCGCCAACAATGAGTCCTTTAATTTTGTTAAAAACTCCTGCCAGTTCCAGACTCATAATCATACGGTCCAGAGCATAAAAATTTTCACCAATATCTTCAATAAACAGGATTTTGTCTTTAAAATCAAAAGAATATCTGGTCCCTAGAAGGGCATAGATCAGGGCTAAATTACCTCCAACCAATTCACCTTTGATATTCCCTTCTTTATTAAATTGATGGGATTTAAGGCTGTATTTAGGCATTTCTCCTTTTAAGATACCGAAAATAAGATCATAGCTTTCATCCGTAACTCCAAAACTTGATGTTTTGATGGTTTGTCCATGGATAGAAGCGAAACCTTTTTTCAAAAGGTAACTTTGAATTACAGTATTATCTGAATAACCGATATACCATTTCGGGTTTTCTGTAAAATTTTTCAGCTTCAGATGCTGAACAAGGTGTTGACATCCATAACCTCCTCTGGAAGCCCATACAGCTCTTATTTCTTTGTCATTTAAAGCCCAGTTGATATCTTTAATTCTTTCCTTTTCTGTTCCGGCATAATTGTATCCGTTTGAAAATTTACTGTAAAGATGTTCTCCCGGAACGGGTTCAAAACCTCTACTTTTAATCATTTCAATCCCTTTTTCCAATTGTGTGGCATCTACGGCTCCTGCAGGGGAAATAACAGCTATTTTGTCTCCTTTTTTAAGAGACTTCGGAAAGATCATTTTTTTCATTTTGTTTTTTGATATTTTACTTCTTTTTTTTCTGCTTCCTCCAGCTGTCTGTCAAACTGGTTGAACTTTTTAAAACTCTGCAGGAAAATAAAGAAACTGAAGATAATAAGAATACAGCCAACCACTCTTCTGATCTGGTTGGCCAGTTTTTGTGTTAATTTATCGTGAAACTGCTTGGCAAGAAATATCTTGGCAAGGTCTATAGATAGGTAAGTGGCCAGCACTATACTGATGTATAAAATAAAACTGCTGGTGTCCGGATATTGATTCCTTACGGAAATTACCGTTACCAGCCAGAAAAGGATAACTCCAACATTGAGAAGATTAAAGAAAAAACCATTGAAAAATGTCTTGATATAATTCTGGCCAATGATCTTTTCTTCACCAGGCATATGCATTTTGGTCTTGGTAACCAGCATCACAATTCCGTAGATGAAAATAAGAATGGAAGTAATCCTGTAAAATCCGGGATGCTTGTCTATCAGAGTTACAATATCTGTACTGGCATAGTACGCCGCAACAATGCATAATAAATCTGCCGTAATAACGCCAAGGTCTAAGGATAGGGCATGTCTGGGCCCTCGGGAAAAGCTGGTTTCAATTAACAGGAAAAAAATAGGTCCTATGAAAACCAGGCTCAGCATAAATCCTAATATGATGGCAGATAGTACAAGTTCTAGCATTAAGTGGTGTTTTAAAATGAATAAAAATTCATTTCGTTTAATACAAAGTTAGACTTTATGATTTAATTATTCAATAAAGTTGTGATATATCAAGTGGATTTTAATCAGAGTTTAATATAAAAATTTTACGAAATAGGAGAGGAGCAAGAATACACAGTCCAAAATGCGAACAGATCCCAAAATAATTTTAGCCCATCCTTTACCTCCTTAAAAAAGAAAAAGATTGTTCCTTATTAGAATAATCTTTTTGCATTATATTTTTCTGATGATTTATCACACTTATTTTTCCAGGCAATTTTCATTAAAAACAAACTCAAAGTCTTTTCTGATTTTAAGTCCAAAAATTCCTCGTTCAAAGGTGTAAGTGATCTGATTTTTAAACAACATTCTTTTATAATCAATGAGAAAACTCCTTGTCATATAAGAATATTCATATGCATTTCCGCTTAAATAGATGTAAGTTGTCTTTCCTTTCTCATGGCTGCGTACACTTCCAACCTCTGAAATCATGTTTTTAAAACAGTATGTTTCTTTGGTAGGATTCATTCCTGTAAGATAGTTTATCAAAAAAAAACATTAATTATCTGTGGAAATGTAACTCCAAAAAAGTAATTCTTCCCTTGTTTATCAATATTAATAATATTCCTTTTGATCAAAATATTACATGTGACTACAAGAATGATTATAACAAGTACAAACAGAAAAAAATTGATAACAGTGTTAAAAATAACTGTTATCAATAATATTACGTTTAAAATACTAAATACAATGTATTTATCTATTCTCGTCATTACTTCACAATCTGGAAATCCAGCTGCTTCTGAATCAGATTGGCTTTCACCACTTTAATCTGAACTTCGTCTCCCAACTGGTATTTATTACCATGTCTTACTCCATATACAGCATGTGTTTTGGCGTCAAACATGTACGAATCATCAACAAGATCTCTCAGTTTGATCAGACCTTCGGCTCCGTTTTCCGGGATTTCAACCCAGAATCCGAATTCTGCCACGCCGGAAATCACACCTTTGAAAGTTTCTCCCAAATGTTTTTCCATGAATTTCACCTGCATGTATTTGATAGAATCCCTTTCCGCATCTGCGGCCAGTCTTTCCATGGCACTGCAGTGTTTTGCCTTTTCTTCAAGCTCACCTCTGTTTGGAGATTTTCCACCATCCAGATAATGCTGGAGAAGACGATGGGCCAATAAATCCGGATAACGACGGATAGGAGAGGTGAAGTGACTGTAGTATTCAAATCCTAATCCGTAGTGCCCGATAGGTTCTGTAGAATATACCGCTTTACTCATACTTCTCATAGCTAGCGTTTCGATCATATTTTCTTCACCTTTACCTTTTACATCATGAAGAAGCTTATTCAGAGATTCAGCCACTTTTTTGGTATTGGCAAGATTCATTTTATATCCGAAAGTCGCTACAAAGTCTCTCAGTGATTCCAGTTTTGCAGGATCCGGATCATCGTGAACCCTGTAAATAAATGTATTGTTGGTGATTTCACCTTTCCTTGTCAGCGATACGAATTCCGATACTTTTTTGTTGGCTAAAAGCATGAATTCTTCGATCAGGTGATTGGAATCTTTACTTATTTTAAAATAAACCCCAACCGGTTCATTATTTTCATCCAGGTTAAATCTTACTTCACTTCTGTCGAAAGTAATAGCCCCTTTTCTGATACGTTCATTACGCATGATTTTTGCCAGCTTATCAAGCGTATTGATCTCTTCCGCCAGATCTCCCTTTCCGGTTTCTATACGTTCCTGAGCTTCTTCATAGGTAAATCTTCTGTCTGAGTGGATCACTGTTCTTCCAAACCACTGTTTCTGGATTTCCGCTTGATCATTCAGTTCAAAGACTGCTGAAAAAGTATATTTATCTTCGTTTGGACGCAGGGAACAGACATCATTGCTCAATACTTCAGGAAGCATCGGTACCACCCTGTCAACAAGATATACCGAAGTAGCTCTCTGATAGGCTTCATCATCAAGAATAGTCCCGGGAACCACATAATGAGATACATCTGCAATATGCACCCCGATTTCCCAGTTTCCGTTTTCCAGTTTTCTTATAGATAAGGCATCATCAAAATCCTTGGCATCTTTAGGGTCAATGGTAAAAGTGCATATTTTACGCATATCCCAACGCTTCGCCACCTCTTCGTCAGTAATGCTTCTGTCAATTTTATCTGCATCAGCTTCCACTTCCTGTGGAAATTCATACGGTAAACCATATTCTGCAAGGATAGAGTGGATCTCTGTTTCATGCTCACCCGGAGCACCCAGTACCTGGATAATTTCACCTTCAGGATTTTTATCCCCTGGTTTCCACTCTGTCATTTTTACGATCACCTTATCTCCGTCTTCCGCATTATTGAATTTGGTCTTCGGAATAAAAATATCCGTATTGATTGATTTCTTATCACAAACAACAAACCCGAAATCTTTGTGAGCCACCTTCTGAAATGTCCCTACAAATTCTGTTCTGTTACGTTCCAAAACTTCAAGAACTGAGCCTTCCAGCTTCTTTCCTTTATAATGATAAGTTATAATAAGAACCTTGTCTCCCTGCAGTGCATCCTTCACATTTTTGGCATGAATGAAGATATCATCTTCCATTCCTTCCACACTTACGTAGGCATTTCCGCTTTGGTTGAAGTCAATAATTCCGGTTAATGTTCCTGCTATTTTCAGGTTAACAATATATTTCCCGCGCTCCACTTCTTTGATCTTTTCAGATGCCTGAAGTTTATGCAATGCCTGGATAACAAGTTCCCTTTGTCTCGGATTTTTGTAATCTATACCATCAGCGATTTGTTTATAATTATAAATTTTGGATGAATTTGCATTCATAAAACGGAGGATCAGTCTTCCGATCTCCATCAGTTTTAAATCATTTTTATGACTTATATATTTTCTTTTTTTTGGCATGTTAATTTTCTTTTTTAAATGTTTGGTTTTATCTCAATTCAAATAAAACCTTTTTCTAAATCTTCCTTTATTCCTTATATAAGGTTATTCAATTTCATCATAGATTCTTTCCGTATATCATCAGAAATTATCTTTCGGTTTGCTAACAACGGGAGCTTTAGTTTTGTATAAATTTAATACAATTCTGGAGAAGAAAAGAGAAAAACCTTCTGTTAAATATGTTTCCAATATAAAAAAGGCTTTAGAGAATAATAGAGTGTTATTTCTATTGGACACTGCAAATGTACGAATAAAAAATAAATAAGGCTTGTAAATGATTTACAAGCCTTATTATATATTAGCAAAATGCAATTTTATCAACTCTGTTCTGGTGTCTTCCGCCTTCAAAGTCTGTAGAAAGAAATTTATCTACAATTTCAATGGCCAGTTCCTTTGATATAAATCTCGCCGGTATCGAAATCATGTTGGCATCATTATGCTGTCTTGCCAGCGTTGCAATCTCCGGCATCCAGCAAAGTGCACATCTAATTTTCTGATGTTTGTTGGCAGTGATCTGAACTCCGTTTCCGCTTCCACAGAACAAAATTCCCAGTTCATTTTCTCCGTTTTCCACAGAAGTTGCGGCAGGGTGTACAAAGTCCGGATAATCCACACTGTTTGTGGAAAACGTTCCAAAATCCTGAACTTCAAAATGTTCTGAAAGGTAGTTTTTAACAATCTCCTTATATTCATAGCCTGCATGGTCCGCTGCAACAGCAATTTTTCTTTTCATAATACTCTTATTAAGCTTTTTTAGATTCTATTTCCTTACAAAGGTAAGAATAATAACAATTCGTGTTAGTAAACCGGGAGTTAATTGTGAAAAGGTCTGTGAATAACTGTGGAAAACTTTTATCAACTTTCTATTTTTAAAGATCAATTTATTTCGTAATAGAAAACGTTTCCGCAAAATTTAACCACAACTTTCCAGATGTTTTCTTCAGCTATCCCCAGTCTTTTCCATAATAAAATAACTAAGAATGGCATCATTTCAAAGTTATCAACATTTGTT belongs to Chryseobacterium gleum and includes:
- a CDS encoding Maf family protein, producing the protein MKLLLASQSPRRKELLSSLGFEFEVVKIDCEEILPQHIKIEEAAAYLSDLKSDAFRSLEADEVLLTADTVVAIDHQILGKPKDEADAFQMLQSLSGRTHQVYTGITIKTANQSFTETDVADVTLDVLTDEEINYYIQNYKPFDKAGSYGIQEWLGMAKITSLTGSFYTIMGLPTHLVYKILKETALI
- a CDS encoding tetratricopeptide repeat protein, with translation MKKNILFLLVICLVASCATKTKKPEQRSRVLKGFSTYYNTLFNAKDALNSEFTTRDKGHKDNFYAPYIPILTYEEQPLGSDLGQTEAFAENSMKMAEVANRPSGRGNSGVPNIPGGPPGSGPSRPDGEESKGATTLEIAEAKALKAINKYSVTRNGEEKNKQIFDAYMILAQARIYRGKSLEALDALNYVFTHMKDDKRIALARIYQGLAYDKIKDYHRAHETFAKLKGDDINKSYAKLLSIYYSESLLDAGKKEEAARELDNAFELNNNRKLKSRIAYLRGQVYENLNQNDKARESYAAAYKYANDFEFEVKSQIAIAKTFNGKGDYAGAKNYLEGISKKGTYGSRKNEFYYALGLMANKAGKKDEAQQFFRKSLFEKVSDPQIRGLTYYEIGKNYLDKNDYIGAGSYYDSALAVMTYEPSKILLKDQSEYIKKISKNYYLIKKNDSILSLARMDDAQKTDYFTKYIAKLKIKEEKAEQERRRAERSKGFDTGDYSANSVFANSGNSFEDFGVTTKGFYFSNTGTVSKGTSSFKQIWGDRALADNWRSSKKMASIEDMKNEALGVTSAPNPRRFEPAYYIEQIPTDQGKLSQLKKDRDTASLGLGIMYQNYFTNTPLATKTLYDLVDVKPEEKVMLQALYEIFAMNYEKNPQASERAKQILLADYPYTSYAEFARNPKNKSFVKSTEEVENEYKKAYALFESEKFTESKDVIDQTIQKFPKDALVPKLYLLNAFNAGKSSGKEVMILQLEQIALNYSKTPEGVRAKEMLNYLKSDLSFQATDNKGNAIPQQPSGVPVQPNAQNTGIPQMNSGKIQKLDSGQNPNMNNTAPQSSPGQQNPKKANETKSGSKIPPRPQ
- the tsaB gene encoding tRNA (adenosine(37)-N6)-threonylcarbamoyltransferase complex dimerization subunit type 1 TsaB gives rise to the protein MKILYLETSSKNCSVAVSDNEKLLCLCEEVSENYKQSESLHTYVEWALEGAGISLKEIEAVSLGKGPGSYTGLRIGAASAKGFCYGLKVPLVAVNSLESMIEPFLGDNYDLIVPLVDARRMEVYTAVYDGKTGKELSETEAKILDEASFEEFKDKKVLFVGDGAKKAKEILNLPDAVFKEDVYPSAQYLIRKTLEKIEQKEFEDMAYFEPFYLKDFHGVKKKKSEE
- a CDS encoding SDR family NAD(P)-dependent oxidoreductase, whose translation is MKTILITGATSGIGKATAELLAKQGNRIIICGRRSEVLESVKTELSQFTEIFSLKFDVRNLNEVESAINSLPENWKDIDVLINNAGNAHGLDPLSAGKTDDWDSMIDGNVKGLLYVSKMIIPTMKTKNLGHIVNISSVAARQTYANGVVYCATKKAVDVISEGMRLELTEFGIKVTNIQPGAVETDFSLVRFKGDSERASTVYAGYEALKAEDIADSIAYCVNAPKHVTISDMTIYPSAQAEPRTIYRK
- a CDS encoding tautomerase family protein, with product MPFVRISLPKTLQHEEKDQISISVHQALMEEFNIPADDYFHVIEELESHQVKFPQSYLDIPHTKEIIFIQITAGKGRDFEKKKRLYASIAEKIAASTTITKNNIIIVLTENNGQEDWSFGNGGIQGAKHII
- a CDS encoding YraN family protein; the protein is MANHNDFGKMAEDLAVEYLKKCGYKILVRNFRFQKAEIDVIAEKDNQIIVVEVKARSTDAFMLPQEAVTKTKIKSIVSAANHYMEEFNKDNEVRFDIISVLPDENKNLIIEHIEDAFEAFDAN
- a CDS encoding S66 peptidase family protein, with the protein product MKKMIFPKSLKKGDKIAVISPAGAVDATQLEKGIEMIKSRGFEPVPGEHLYSKFSNGYNYAGTEKERIKDINWALNDKEIRAVWASRGGYGCQHLVQHLKLKNFTENPKWYIGYSDNTVIQSYLLKKGFASIHGQTIKTSSFGVTDESYDLIFGILKGEMPKYSLKSHQFNKEGNIKGELVGGNLALIYALLGTRYSFDFKDKILFIEDIGENFYALDRMIMSLELAGVFNKIKGLIVGGMTNMGDEKENASYEESFDELAYKLISDRISKYKFPVVFAFPNGHIKDNRPLIIGSEVKMKVDDKVRIDF
- a CDS encoding LysE family translocator, encoding MLELVLSAIILGFMLSLVFIGPIFFLLIETSFSRGPRHALSLDLGVITADLLCIVAAYYASTDIVTLIDKHPGFYRITSILIFIYGIVMLVTKTKMHMPGEEKIIGQNYIKTFFNGFFFNLLNVGVILFWLVTVISVRNQYPDTSSFILYISIVLATYLSIDLAKIFLAKQFHDKLTQKLANQIRRVVGCILIIFSFFIFLQSFKKFNQFDRQLEEAEKKEVKYQKTK
- the rnr gene encoding ribonuclease R, encoding MPKKRKYISHKNDLKLMEIGRLILRFMNANSSKIYNYKQIADGIDYKNPRQRELVIQALHKLQASEKIKEVERGKYIVNLKIAGTLTGIIDFNQSGNAYVSVEGMEDDIFIHAKNVKDALQGDKVLIITYHYKGKKLEGSVLEVLERNRTEFVGTFQKVAHKDFGFVVCDKKSINTDIFIPKTKFNNAEDGDKVIVKMTEWKPGDKNPEGEIIQVLGAPGEHETEIHSILAEYGLPYEFPQEVEADADKIDRSITDEEVAKRWDMRKICTFTIDPKDAKDFDDALSIRKLENGNWEIGVHIADVSHYVVPGTILDDEAYQRATSVYLVDRVVPMLPEVLSNDVCSLRPNEDKYTFSAVFELNDQAEIQKQWFGRTVIHSDRRFTYEEAQERIETGKGDLAEEINTLDKLAKIMRNERIRKGAITFDRSEVRFNLDENNEPVGVYFKISKDSNHLIEEFMLLANKKVSEFVSLTRKGEITNNTFIYRVHDDPDPAKLESLRDFVATFGYKMNLANTKKVAESLNKLLHDVKGKGEENMIETLAMRSMSKAVYSTEPIGHYGLGFEYYSHFTSPIRRYPDLLAHRLLQHYLDGGKSPNRGELEEKAKHCSAMERLAADAERDSIKYMQVKFMEKHLGETFKGVISGVAEFGFWVEIPENGAEGLIKLRDLVDDSYMFDAKTHAVYGVRHGNKYQLGDEVQIKVVKANLIQKQLDFQIVK
- the rpiB gene encoding ribose 5-phosphate isomerase B, with translation MKRKIAVAADHAGYEYKEIVKNYLSEHFEVQDFGTFSTNSVDYPDFVHPAATSVENGENELGILFCGSGNGVQITANKHQKIRCALCWMPEIATLARQHNDANMISIPARFISKELAIEIVDKFLSTDFEGGRHQNRVDKIAFC